TCTTACTACCGGACTTACTTGGGATCCATTTTGACAAAACTCTGTACGTTCACAATTTAAACAACTATCTACTTGCAATTAGTGATTTAGTGAGCAGCTAAACATCCTTAGAAAtacacttatatatatatatatatatcaaaacacAATTCCAAATTCAGCAATTTTAAAGAGAATATAGAGCGAAGAGACATATCTACACCTTTTTTGTTTTAAGATTTCTCGAGAAAATATATGACCATGTCCAAAAGTTATCCATTAAAGAACCAATTGAAATTCAAAATTTCTGAATTTTCAACAATGACAACAAACTTTCGAGGGTTTATCGAAATATACTTCAATTGCGTCTGATTAGATTTGTAAAAGTTAACATCAACTACTTAACAAAACTAGGAAAAAGTTTGAAATTGTATAAAAAAGGAAAATGTAATAATACCAAAAGGCCCTTATCTTTGAATACAAAGTTTACGTGTTATTCACTAACACCTTCTAGTGAGTGCCCATATCTCTAAAAGAGTTTCCCTAAAACCATTTTTTTGCACTGCCCCATTGGAAAAATCAAAGCCTTAACTTCATTTATGACCACTTCTTCTATTCTAGGATTCTTGTTAGTCATTACCCTTCTGTTTTATTCTTCCCATATTGATCTGACAATAGAAATTATTAGGATAGGCCATATTTTCCTTGCTCTATTTCTCCCCCTTCTGATTTTCATGCATGAAATTGGGCCTCTATAGATCTTGCTTGAACCCATCTAACATTGTACCCTCCTAGAAAGTAGTTCCAAATTCTATGGGGGTAACTGCAGTGGAGTAGTAAATGAAAGATTATTTCTGGAGCTTGATTGCAGAGTGAGCAGTTAACATTCTGAATATTACATCCTCTTCTAACAAGGTTGTTTGTAGTAGGGATTGCATTTTGAGCTACCATCCCTAAGAAAATATGACATTTTGGGGGAACATAATAAACCCAGATGCATTGATAGGGTGTAATAGGTGCATGAAATGACTCATGCTCCATAAGAAAATTATAGCAGTTTTTGGCAGTGAAATCTCCAGGCATGTTGCATTCTAACTCATCTTCTTGAGCAGTAAGGGTTGGAGGAGATCCTAACCATTCAGAGAGATGTAACATTTCTTGCATCTCTGACTGATGAAGATTTCTTCTTAATTTCATATGTTCCATGAGTTGTATTCCACCATATCATTTAAACTTTCATTCTTCTGAGTTGAAATTATATAGATTTGAGGAAATCTGTACTTCAGTGATTGATTGTTTTTCCATTTATCCCACCAAAAATGTATTTGTTTTCCATTTCTAACTTCAAGTGATGACATGTCTTCCGCCATAATCTTTTGTTATTGAATTCCTTTCCAGATACCTCTACCTTGAGGTATGCTAGAGTCTTTAACCATTAAGTCAGTTGTTTTTCCCtacattttgatttgaatgatctTCCTTCATAGATGGTTCTTTTTTACGTAATATCTCCAAGTCCACTTAGCTAGTAAAGCTTTATTGGTAAGTCCAAGATTCCTAATAACCAATTTTCCAGATTTCTTAGGTCCACACACCCTGTTCCATGCAacccaaataattttttcttGTCTGAAGTGGAacccaaaaaaaaatctctcataacaTGGTTCAGCTTCTTTTTCCACTTTGTAAGGCATTGGAAAAGAGACATGAAGTATATTTGTAGCTTGAAAGAGTTGTTTTGATCAAAAGAACTCTACCTGCTttagtaaaaaatcttcttttccaTGGATCTAGCTTCTTCTGTAATTTTTCTATGACATCATCACATATTGAGTTGCTTCTACTGGTAGCACCAACTGGAAGTCCTAAGTACTTTAGAGGTAGATCTTCTTTTCTGCAATTCATAATTTTATCCACATCAGTACCAATGCTTAAAACTAAACTTTTGGCAAGGTTAACTGGTAACCCTGTAATGCCCTGTAAGATAGTGAGTAGATTTTAAGATTCTTAAGGAGAGCCATCTAAGAAGACCAGAATATTTATGccctggaaaaaaaaaacttgaaactCATTACTCAGAGGAAGTTTATTCCTTGACAGAGATTTTCGCGAAAATCACGAGTTATTCTTCCCCTTTAATCTCTAGTTCTTCCCGCCGAACTCTTAATTAAAATACCTAATGACTTAACTAACTAACCTAGATGTACGTACATATGTAGTATTTTATTTTGTCCCCTCTAATTAATGGGACTAGGGCGGTGTCCCATTTATCCCCATGTAAAAGACGACCCTAGGATCTAATAACTAAGTAAAACTTAATTGCTGTGTAATTTAGGGTTTGACTCCCtttttcgttttttctttttcttgtaatAGTCTAATGGCTTGTTATTGCCATTATGATCTCCAATTATGTTCTTTTTTTGCAAATTTCAATAGCCTTCGTGGCGATTTGTTCAAATGTATATCATTGAGGATGATTTTCTCCAGCGTGATGTAGATCCAAATATTTCTGTGCAGGATCCATGGCTACTGATGTTGATGATGGTTATGATGTTCAGGGCATGTTACTCCTTTTCAAAGGACAttcaaaatttgaagatcaaataATCTAAATCAAAGATTCAAAGAACATGAAGTTAGAAACCATCAGGTTAAAATCGATATCCTCTTGGAAATATATATGTATTTTGTACTTTTAATGTTTTTTATATGTTCTTCTGGAAGATCTTATCAGTATTTGTACATTTTGCTATAATTTCTTCATCGATATTCTCAATTTATATGTAAAACCTGCAAAACAAATTAATGAAATTTGTTTTTCCTTCAAAAGACTATCATGTAAGTGCTAAACTGTACTTACCTAGTTGGTTCCAAAACTTGGCTAATTTTAGGCTTATGTTATTTATTTGGGGACTAACACAAGAAGACAGAAACATGTCATTATGAAGTAAACTCAAAAACCCTTTATCCAAACATTTTCGTTTATGGATAGTTCACCCTCCATTAATTAGGGTTAGTTAGGTTGTTTAGTAGTAAAAAATCTTATtagatgtgaaaaagcgggggtctaacaacctcacccactatttcgattagcaatctgtatggactaactccaatatactttcaagagaatcaactagacagttagactcaatcttaataaagatatatcaaagagttaatatcttaatttctcgattcaatccttactcaagcaaacagaaatctacgagtctaattgaatacaagagaaataacttggatggtaccaaagaccaatatccaaggatcaatcaatttcaatcaacaaccaaaggttggatttcacaattgatcgatacaacacacaacctgtgatatttctattatataacaaaatataatgcggaaaataaataacacagacaccagaagttttgttaatgagtaaaccgcaaatgcagaaaaactccgggacctagtccagattgaacacacactgtattaagccgctacagacactagcctactacaaactaacttcgatctggactgtagttgaatccaaatcaatctcacatgatccaaggtacagttgcgctccttacgtctctgatcctagcaggatactacgcacttgatttccttagctgatctcacccacaactaagagttgctacgacccaaagtcgaagactttaataaacaaatctgtatcacacagaaaagtctacgatatagataaatctgtctcccacagaaatacctacgagttttgtttcgtcttttgataaatcaaggtgaacaagaaccattcccgaagaacaacctagaattatcgatcacctcacaataatctcaatctactagcgaaataagatattgcggaatcacaaatgatgagacgaagatgtttgtgacttcttttctatcttgcctatcggagatatcaatctcaagccaatcttaagattgtactcatacgatagatacaacaagatcagatcacacaactacaagaaaagtagtctggtctggcttcacaatccaatgaagtctttaagtcgttaacctacaggggctcgagaagaaacctaaggttaaaggagaatcgactctagctaacacaactagtatcacacaggaggtggggggatcagttttcccagttgctagagttctcctttatatagttttcaaattagggtttgcaataaatgttagcttagtaacaaagcattcaatatccaccattagatgaaaacctgattagattcaagctaatatctttcaaccattagatcgaatcttagcttgttatacacaaatgaaatgtattttatttaggtttgagtaaccgtacctaaacgtgtacacttggttcacaacagttaaccaaatggttatccatatgagcactttcatatcaaccatattcttctttaccacaactagttcaagtgactcaaatgaactagttaaagagttgttcaattgcttagatcttttgaagacacaattgaaacaaaatcggtttgattcacttgaatcgattcatgaacattatagccacggtttacaaagattggattccttataacttaaatgtttaagttcatgaactgaccgaaaccagcttaagtatgcgtacgggtatgcgtacctaacaatcggatttgagttggttttggtttccaacctcagcagaaattctcgggtagaaaacttccgtcagtatgcgtacgggtacgcgtacttaaggtaACTGGTTAAGTGTTTGTCAATCCCAAACTCAGTAtatattcacggacgtgaacttccgccagtatgcgtacgggtacgcatacttaacctgtctccttcaacaatttcgtacacacacatatacatacacttggttcccggttcatggatttatacactaatgtgcgaacacactatatatgcttatatccaaagatggttacataatctcaaatctacacttcaatcattgaaacattcttagtggatgttatatagttgttattcacaaactatttttcatcaaagcgattttcaagatattaaaatgtcaacatgactttcgtcacgagtaaaaatgaacttggctaaagcaaaagcttaccaacacatatttctagaaatagatatgcaagttaaactcggctcgaaatagcaaatgtgtataattgaaatctatatacttatttgtctcaagagtaggagatagagtagatagacttttgagtgatagataatttcaagtctccacataccttttagtcgatgaagttccactggttccttgggtagttcttcgtcttcatatgatgatcaCGGTGGAGTCTCGATCTCaattacacttaactatcctagtccgagactttagctataagtagactagaagacatataattttgacaaacaagcttgagatagatgcttgcgagttcaaccgagcaatgctctaacaagatgtATAAACTAGTGTTCATTAATCATCGAAACATGAAGAaacttgaatttttattttttaaggacATAAAACTAGAATCGGCGGCGTAGGCCGATTCTCGGTTGATGTTTCTCATTCACGAAGAACGCTTAGAATCAGtagatatttatttatatatatatatgccgattgcaacaatcaacaatcaACAAATATGAATGCTTCTAAAAGAAGATTgtgatatttatttatatatatgttGATTGTAATAATCGGTGGATGTCGATGTTTCTATAAACATATTGCAACAATCGGGGTATATAGAGGTTTATATTGGTCGTTTATATCCTATAAAACATGAGAAAAAAAATTGGGAATATTCTTTTACCAGTTGCAGTCTATATGAATgttaacatcaaccgattctgggttgattttCTTCAACCACGAAGAACATCAAGGATAATCGGCTGATGTATATGTGCATATCAACCGAATATTTAGATCAGTCGATTCTGGGTAAATCCTGAAAACCCaaggttttgaaaattttcaattttggaTGTATGAAATATGAATCAATAAAAAACCTAATTAAGAGGAATTGTTTGATAGAAAAGTATTTAAGAGAAAAGAATATAAAATTTAATAATGAGGATAACTTAGTACTTTCACCCCTTCCAGACACCCCTTATCCTTCTCATTTAGGTGGATGAAGAAAATGATAGGCCACAAACAAAAGGCATAGCCCAAAATTAGCCAGGTTACAAAAAGTGATTCGGAagttttttacaaaaatagtggtGTTCGAAAGTTTAGTTTTAGCCAAGAAACAATGGCTTTTGTTCCGCTTTCATGAGATCATTGTGGCGGAGTCGAAAATTGAAAATGAGGGGCGctaaaaaaaagtatataaagTGTGGACATTAATGGATTAAACATAAAAATTATGTAAACTAAGTTCAAAATCAAAATACATGATAAAAATAAGGGCGTTTTTGGAGTTCTAATGATTTTAGGTCGACTAGAGCCAGAGTTAGTTAACCCTTGGCTCCGCCCATATGATATGTAGTGCATGGACAATTATTCTTATCCCAATATCTTCCTTTTATATGCTTTTTCCTAATATCCGACTGCGGTTCCTTGAAAGCCGAATAATTGTCATCGGAGTTGGGACATGTATATTTTACAATCCTCATAAACAATTATGAAACCCTGAAGTCCCTTTAAAAATGTGTTTCTAGTTTGGACATTCACTTACAGTGGTGCTTCTACTATGAATTTTTTGTATAAAGCTGGAAAAAAACAATCTCCCAAAATTGTTCGCTGTGCACAAACCATATTGGGactaacaattattttttttctgcatTGTGAGTACTCTTTCAAGGTGTGGTCTTACTTCAAAACTATATTAATGGGGTAGGAAAAAGAGtagaaaaagaataaagaaattaTCGAGAAATCATACTCAACTAATTATTTTTATCAACACTACTTTGAATAATTGGAGTGACATTCCCTTAACTCTGAAATTGGGATGTTGTTAGCTAATGCCAGTGTTTCTTTTGTCACAGTTTTAGTAACCTCTTTTGATTAATATATTTTGCCCTtttctttatcaaaaataaaaaagtaaatttTACAATGAGACTTCCAGAACCTGGAGACGATTTTCTGGACATGTAGATTTTGCAATCGACTTCCCTAATTTTCTGGACAGTTTtcattgtttttcttttgaagaGGAAAATATGAAGCCCTTTGAGCTTCTGCTCTCAGCCTTAAGGGGCATCTAGAACTACAGAGTTTTATATGACTGAGCACATTGGTAAAATAACTGTAATCCAACTTTCTCCTCTGAACTTGTTAAGAGGACCAAACCACTTAAACAATTTCAGCATTCACTTCATAGGTGACCAACAAATAACTAGTCGAAGTTTgagaaaatttcatgacaatagtTCAAAACTTAAATAACTCCTGGCTTGAATAAAGTGAAGACGCCTTAAGACtgatgaaaaaaaattattttattctggGACCAAATAAGCAAGTTCTTCATTACATGAGGATAAGATGTTCCATTAAGGTCACTGATTACAGCCTTAGCAGAAATACTGACATGATAACAGCCAACATTCAGTGGATAATGGTGTACTAAATTGCTGAGTGTTGAGAGCGGGCAAGAGAGTCAGCCACCTGATTTGCCTCTCGGTAAACTTTGTACAGAGTTGAATGTGGAATGTTTGCGAGCAGCTCCTTTGCTTCAGAGATCATGCCTAATAAGTACCAAGGTAAATCATGTAACCTGTTCATGAAATGTATAAGAGTCTAGAAATTTGATTCAAAGCACACATGAATCCAATTGGTTGTATAACAACTCTGCTAGCAAGTAATAATGCCCAAGTTTCAGCTGTTGCGGCAGTTGTGTGCCCAATGGATCTGCTACAGCTTAAACTACCATTCCTGGAAAGTTTGTACACACAAATCCTGCTCCTGCAGGTGCAGGGCAGTCGTTGGCTAGTTAGCAGCACCATCTGAGCACACCTGCATTCAGTTGTCAGGAGGTCAAGTCCATCCTGTTGAGACCTTAGGTGTTGTGTAAAAAGGAGCCGAAGTGGGGTAGAACAGCTGGCTATGGTTTTGTCCCTACTCTTGTGAAGGCTAAGTGCTAAATAGACAGTAAGTTGTGGGTTCTGCAATACACGCTAGAAAACCATTAAGTTTCGAACTAGCCACAAAAATCACTGCCTCGATCAACTTTTCATTAGTTTTTTAAATATGATCTAAATGTTGAGAATTAACATGGAAGAAACACATCATTTAAATCTGAGACCAAAATTCATGGCGGCGTATTGTTTTTCTAAGCAAAGCCTTTGTGCTTAGGTACAATTCCAAGATGTTCAACATGTCAATTACATGGGTACAATGTCTAAATGATTATAACCTACCTAGAAAATATGTCCATGTTGAACTCCTGCACCATCTTTCTTCGCAGAACCATCTCCACCCTTTGCCGAACCTTTCGTGTCACCCTGTACAATTTTGCAATCGGCACACATACGGAAACCCATAATTAAGCCAAAAAAAGTACAATTCTATGTTCTAAATTAAAGGCTTAAAAGGAAGTGAGTCAAAATCTACCTCCCTATACCGACTTAAATACACctttaatggatcaatataatcTTCAAAACCTAAAGTTGCCATTGCCCATAACAAATCATCCCCATTAATTGTCTTCCTCTTCTCTTTCTGGCATTTATCACTTGCCCTAAccgcatacatacatacatattcGAAAAAATTAgagcaaaaaacaaaattttcctaATTACTAATTGAAACCaagaagaaaaaccaaaaaaatggacTGCTTATGACATACTCGCTAGTGATGAAACTGATGAACTCAGAAACACATTCCTGAACAGTTTCCTTAGAATCCTTAGCGATTTTACCATTAGCAGGAAGTGCTTTCTTCATGATCCGACTGATGTTCGCAATCGGCAAGTACCTATCTTGTTCTCTAACGTTTGATGATCTAGGACTCTGTTCTCCTCCACTTTCATGActtccaccacctccaccgcctCCTCCTCCTGAACTTGTCGGTGCTTCTGCCATGCTTTCTTAAACCCTAATATAATGACAAATAAAACGTTgcagaaaaagaataaaaagaagaaaacaaatggacctaaaaaccctaatttcaatttgtaCATATACCTATACCCTAATGATTCCTCCATTACCCAATCAAAATTAACTCTACACAGAGAATGAcccaaaaaagggaaaaaaacaaGTGTAACGAAATTAACTGATTTTACCTGAAAGAAAGGAAAAGTAagaacttttttattttttttgtgtgtggtTTGTATTGATCAAACTGTTTTATGAATCCGACGTTCCAGAAAAAtgtttcagaaattattatctaAACCGTTCAATAGGCGACCTAACTTTCCTAACCCTTGAATCTATAAAGTAGGAAATATCATATGGTCCTAAAaatacaaaactagtcataaaaatccaaggtgaccaaacttgtggtagaaAAACTctactcaaatgttgggattcattaaaactccatcttaaattaaattgatacaaaaatcccaaattttaaaaaattgatacaaaaccccaaatttcaaaattggtttcatcaaattttatgatgaaaccaaaaattggtttcgtcaaattctatgaggtttcatcaaaattttgttttttggggtttttgtgttacttttgttttgacgggttttttgtggatggatagtgatacctttggggttataactcgccgcctagaaataatatattagagagagtttggtccagttgactcagtcaactgtctgtttggtcctttttggaagaatatattataatttggtcctagaaattatggtttggtcctagggtgatgtcatggatgatgtaattgtcatcttgtagtggcagaaatacccttttagattaggaccatatatatagtcaaaaagtaagagagaagaaatcattatcggatttactttttatctcctatattttcagatctagaatttctctctctttttctttttattttcttcctgcTACTGCTTGAAGATGTAAACAATTTTTTTGAAGATTTGATCTGCTGCTGCATCTTTtaaagatgttgaagatgaactcgttgttgttgaagatgaagatgacgtttttttgaagattttttaGATCTGAACTCGTGTttgtttgttgttgaagatgaagacgacgTTTGAAGATGACGAACTCAAATCTGCTGATGCAGACGACGATGAACTTgtgtgttgttgaagatgaactcgtcaaatatgattctctactggtgtttgttgttgaagatgaaccctagaaatatgttgatgttgaagatgaactcgtcaaacgCTAAAAATATGTTGTCGttgtttgaagatgaagatttatgtgttttgttgttgctgctgcttaagataaaatcgatgaagatgatgaagaagatgaagatttgtgtgtttaggtttttatatggagttcatttctggaatgagatctgtttttttaggtatttatatggagttcatttctggaatgaactctgtttttttaggtttttatatggagttcatttctggaatgaactctgcttttttaggtctttatatggagttcatttctggaatgaactctgtttttttaggtctttatatggagttcatttctagaatgaactctggtttttttaggtttttatatggagttcatttctagaatgaactctgttttttttaggtttttatatggagttcatttatggaatgaactctgttctttttaggtttttatatggagttcatttatggaatgaactctgggttttttaggtttttatatagagttcatttacggaatgaactctggtttatatgttttctgaaaaataagtaaaaattaacaggagttcattttaagaatgaactgctacaagaaaataaatacAAATTAACATGAAAGGATAATtttgtctgtttta
This portion of the Papaver somniferum cultivar HN1 chromosome 11, ASM357369v1, whole genome shotgun sequence genome encodes:
- the LOC113322878 gene encoding nuclear transcription factor Y subunit B-10-like, which gives rise to MAEAPTSSGGGGGGGGGSHESGGEQSPRSSNVREQDRYLPIANISRIMKKALPANGKIAKDSKETVQECVSEFISFITSEASDKCQKEKRKTINGDDLLWAMATLGFEDYIDPLKVYLSRYREGDTKGSAKGGDGSAKKDGAGVQHGHIF